The genomic stretch AGCGTCTTTCACCGGCGCACGGCTCGACAACGCCTCTTTTGTCAAGTGTGACGCGGCCGCGGCGCGGTTCGAGCAGGCTCAGCTCGCCTCGGCGGATTTCGTTGCATGCGACCTCGATGCCGGGGTGTTCGACGGCGCCGCAGCCGACAACGTGCGCTTTGTGCTGCGGTGCACGCTGCGCCACGCAAGCTTCAAAAGCGCGAGCCTGCGGCGCGCCAGCTTGCGAGGACTCGCCTTGGAGGGTGCCGACTTTCAGCACTGCTGCCTCGACGGTGCCGACTTGGGCGAGAGCCGCTGCGCGGGGGCCGACTTCACCGGGGCCAGCTTGCGTGAGGCCTTGCTGACGAAGGCCGGCCTGCAGGTCTGCCGCTTCATCGGCGCCAACCTGATGCACGCGATCCTGCAGCATGCCCAACTGCAGGGGGCGGACCTGAGCAAGAGCAATCTGTTCTCGGCCGACGTGGCCCGTATAGATGTCGACCGACATACCCGTTGGGACGGCGCCTACACCGCCAAGGCGCGCGCGCTGCCAGCGCACAAGGTGCTCCCGCCGGACACCCCCCACAGTTGAAAGACTGCCGCGTGGACATCGAGCAACTAAAGGCCAAGATTGCCGAGAGCGAGCCGATCGTCGACACCTCGTTGTGCGGGCTGTCACTCGCGGGCCTTGACCTGTCCGGAGCGGTCTTCATACGCAGTGATTTCTCCGGCTGCGACCTGTCGGCCGCGGTGCTGCGCGAGACTTCCTTTGTCGAATGCGACCTGGCTGGCGCCTCATTGCGGCAGGCCAATTTGCACTTGGCGACCGTGCACCGATGCAATGCCGTCGGCGCGGACCTGAGCGGGATGTACGCGCCGAGCACGTCCTTTACCGAGTCGGTGTTCGAGCGCTCCTGCTGGTCCGGCGCCGATCTGGAATTCGCCAACTTGGCGACCAGCGACTTCGCCGACGCCGATCTCTCGGCGGCCAAGTTGGAACAGGCTTCCTTCATCGAGTGCCGCTTCGTCAACACCGTGCTGCAGGACGCGAAGCTGAACGGGATCGTCTTCTATCAGGCAGACCTGCGCACGGCGCGTTTTGGCACGCCGGGCGGAGACAAGTGCGTGTTCGCAATGTGCAAACTGGCCGGACAGGCATGGGC from Caldimonas brevitalea encodes the following:
- a CDS encoding pentapeptide repeat-containing protein; translated protein: MDIEQLKAKIAESEPIVDTSLCGLSLAGLDLSGAVFIRSDFSGCDLSAAVLRETSFVECDLAGASLRQANLHLATVHRCNAVGADLSGMYAPSTSFTESVFERSCWSGADLEFANLATSDFADADLSAAKLEQASFIECRFVNTVLQDAKLNGIVFYQADLRTARFGTPGGDKCVFAMCKLAGQAWADAQWSRSQFMEADLSGADLSGARLTNCNFKGALLEQASLQAVDAPQTLWLEAQLSGADFSGARLPQSVWNGAQAQQARFSRAMMRESVLQRCRFEACHFDGANLSYADLAHAVLTGSEFDGADLFRAGLRGVHAEQTRGLDRTHAAPDDPETVTAESWCTGK